TACTTCACGCAGACAAAGCAAACGTCAGGTACATCCTCATACTCTGCCGCAGTGCAGGCCGTCAAATTTTTGACGACCTCCGTGCCCCGATGATTGGTATGCAGGGTCATCCCCTGCTCTCTTATGGCCTCTAAATGCTTCCCTCTGGCAATCAACGTCACATCATTTCCTGCCATCGCCAGATAAGCTGCCAGCACCCCGCCGGTTCCCCCGGCACCAAAGATACAAAACTTCATGCTCCTGCCTCCTTTTCGATGATGAATACACGTTTATTGTACTATGAACACGCAGCATGTACAAGCAAAAAGCCCCCTGTCCACTCCGTATTTGACTGTCAAAAACGCGTTGACATGTCAAATTGACAAGTCAACGCGCCTGAACTGCTATTTACTTTTCCGCCACAGTTTTGACGATTTCCAAAGCCCAGCGGGCAGAGTCATACAAATCCTTGATTTCAATGTATTCCTCTTTGGTATGGGCTTTTTCCATGCCCACGGACAGTACCACCGTGGGTACGCCATAGGTATTGAAATGGTTGGCGTCCGAACCGCCGCCGGATTCTTCGAGAGCCACCGGCAGGCCGAGTTTTTCAGCAGCCTTCACAGCCGTCTGAATCACGGCAGAATCCTTCGGCAAAAGATACGGCCCATAGTCGGGGCTCACTTCCGCCACAATCTTGCAGCCGGTTTTGTCGGCACCATTTACGAAATGGTCACAGATTTCCTGCGTAATCTTATCGAGCTTGGCCTTGTTACGGCTGCGGCTTTCATAGAATACATCACAGGTTTCCGCTACCACATTCGTAGCCGAACCGCCCTGAATTCTGCCCAAGTTACAGGTGGTTTCCTCGTCAATGCGTCCCTGGGGCGCATCGGCAATCAGCAGGCCTGCGGCACAGATGGCATTAATGCCTGCCTCGGGTTCCACTCCGGCATGGCTGGCCTTGCCTTCAATATGAATCTTAATCTGATTCTTGCCTGGTGCCATAAACGTTATGTTGCCGGGATGATTATGCGTATCCAGCGTGAAGCCAAAATCCGCATGCAGCAGGCTCTTATCCAAGTTCTGCGAACCATGGACGCCATTTTCCTCCGCCACGGTGAACACCACCTGCAGCGGGCCGTGCGGAATGTTCTGTTCCTTGAGCTGGCGCAGGGTTTCGAGGATGGCCACCACACCGGCCTTATCATCACCGCCCAAGATGGTCGTGCCATCGGAACGGATAATGCCATCCGCAATCACAGGCTTAACGCCGCCGCAGGGCTCCACGCAGTCCATGTGCGCCGTCAGCATCACTGTGGGGCCGTCAACAGTTCCCGGAAAATCCGCTACGAGATTTCCCGTATTGCCGCCGATTTTTTCTCCGGCCTTGTCTTCCTTGACCGTACCGCCCAACTCCGTCAAGCGTTTGGTGAGCAGGTCGGCAACTTCCCGTTCATCATGGGTGGAACAGCGAATCTGTACCAGTTCCAAAAATTCATCTAATACGCGCTGCTCATTAATCATGGAATATACCTTCTTTCCGCAAAGCAACTACATTACAGGAACAGCATCAGCACCAAAGCTGCTGCCAGGCAGGGCAGGGCATTGCGCTTGGAAACTTCCATGGGGTTGACCTTGGCCAGACCAGCGCAGATAATGGCTGCACCAGCCACCGGGGACATGGAACGGCCCATGGCACCAGCAATCTGAGCCAGAGAGCCCAAATCCATAATGCTCATGCCGAACTGCTCGGCGAAGGGAGTTACCGCACCGTTAAAGGCAAAGGCGGCGGCATCGCCGGAACCGGAAATCACGGCAATCAGGAAAGGACCGAAGGTACCGGCAGCGGCAGCTGCGGACTGGGAGCCCTTCATGACTTCCGTCAGCGCACCCGTAAGGCCAACGGCAGCCATACCCGTGGTGAACACGCTGGCGCAGACAATCAGACCGATAACATTGGCATAGGCGCTGCCCATACCATCAAAGAAATTCTTGCAGACTTCCTGCGCATTGGACCAGGTAACCAAGAGGCCAAGCACAACACCGATAATCATGGACAGAGCCACGCTCATTTCCGGCAGGACAGCAACCTGCTTGGAGCCCAGAATCAAAAGCAGCAGTGGCACGAGCGGAACCAATGCCCGCAAAGGATTGACCTTGAAATCATGCAAATCTTGATGCTGCTCCTTTTCGAGAGAAGCCAGATATGCTTCACGGCGTTCCTCCGAAGCACCTTCCTTCATCAAAACGGCGTAAACCGTCATCACTGCAATGCAGGCAAAAGATGCGATTACAGAGGCCGGCGTTTCATTGATGATGACCGTCATCATATCCGTACCAGCCAAATCTGCCACAAAGGGGTTATGGGCGTTACCCGGGCTGATGGCACTGCCCCAGGTACCAGCCAGTACCGTAGCCGCAGCCATGGCCGGATGAACACCGGCAGCAATCAGCGTCGGAATCAGGATACTGCCCACAGCCGCAGAGCAGCCGGCAGCCGAAGGAATGGCCAGACTGATCCACCAGGTCAGGAAAAAGGACAGCGGCACGAGCACCGTGCGACCCTTTTTCAGCACACCGGAAATGGACTGCACCAGATGCTGGTCACATTCCGTCAGCTTCATCACATACGAAAAACCCATTACCGAACAGATTGTCGGTACCAGAGAGTTATTCGTCATGGCCTTCATAAAGGCTTTCATGATATCTCCCGGCAGACCGCCAATCAGGCACATGATGACGCCCGCCAAAAAGAGTACCAGCCGCGCTTCAATCTTCTTGATAATCAGCGCAAAAGTCAGGATAACAATAATACCACCAGCGAGTAACATAAATAATACCTCCTATGCTCACTGTCTTAATTTATGCAAGCATAATTATATATTATTTTTATTTTTATTACAATTAGTCTGAATAATATTTAAGTGCGTATCAAGTGTACATTCAATAACGCAAAATAAAAAACCTGTAAACCAAAACCGGCTTACAGGTTCTAAACACTTTATTTCTTGGTGATATCTTTGCCGAACCACTTTTCGGAAATCTTGGCCATGGTGCCATCGGCCTTCATTTCGTTGAGGACCTTCTGCACATCATCACGCAGCTGCTGATTGTCCTTGGCAAAACCAATGCCGAAGGTGCTGACAGGACCTACCGCCACATCCACAACGTCGAGGCTGTCTGCGTGCTTGCTCATGTAATAGCGGCCGGTGATTTCATCGCCCACCACTGCATCAATACGGCCATTTTCCAAATCCATAAAGGCAGAAACAAAGTCCGAATACTTCTTGACTTCCTTTACCTTTTCTTTGAAGAAGGAATTGCTGTCCATATATTCTTCTGCGGAGCTGGCACTCTGGGTACCGATGACCTTGCCGGCCATAGAAGCCTCATCCGTGATGTCCTTGTTTCCCTTCTTCACGAAGATAATCTGGCGGTTATCCATGTACGGGTCCGAGAACAGCATGTTTTCCTTGCGCTTTTCGGTAATATCGAGACCGTTCCAGAGGATATCCACGCGGCCGCTCTTGAGCTCCGCTTCCTTACTCGACCAGTCGATGGCCTTGAACTCTACTTCACGGCCCAGACGCTTGCTGGCTTCTTTTGCCAGGTCGATATCGAAGCCCACGATTTCGTTGCTTTCATTCTTAAAGCCCATGGGCGGGAAATTATCATCAAGCCCCACCACAATCTTCTTCGTTTTATCCGCATTATTTGCTTTGTCGGCTCCGCCGCCGCAGCCCGTCACGAAAGCTGCCGTCATGATTGCAGCCATGCCTAACGCTAAAAGTTTCTGCCATTTCATAAGGATATCCCCTCTCTGTTTTCCTTTAGTATGTTAAATCGTTACAAGACAAATTATACTGTAACTTTGTAAATCCTGTCAAGTGATTTCATCATCCATCCGTCAATTTATAGACGAAAGAAAAATAAATAAAGGTTTTTCCATAAAAAACGAGAACTATTAACATATATCATCAGTGGATTATATCCCATGCGAGGAGGTTTTTACTTTGCGAGCCGTTTCAGTGGAAGATTTGAAACCAGGCATGATTCTCGCCCGCACCCTTGTCAATGACGACATGGTCGTGGTTTTGTCGGAAGATACGTTATTAACAAAGGCGCATATTACACG
The Selenomonas ruminantium AC2024 DNA segment above includes these coding regions:
- a CDS encoding M20/M25/M40 family metallo-hydrolase codes for the protein MINEQRVLDEFLELVQIRCSTHDEREVADLLTKRLTELGGTVKEDKAGEKIGGNTGNLVADFPGTVDGPTVMLTAHMDCVEPCGGVKPVIADGIIRSDGTTILGGDDKAGVVAILETLRQLKEQNIPHGPLQVVFTVAEENGVHGSQNLDKSLLHADFGFTLDTHNHPGNITFMAPGKNQIKIHIEGKASHAGVEPEAGINAICAAGLLIADAPQGRIDEETTCNLGRIQGGSATNVVAETCDVFYESRSRNKAKLDKITQEICDHFVNGADKTGCKIVAEVSPDYGPYLLPKDSAVIQTAVKAAEKLGLPVALEESGGGSDANHFNTYGVPTVVLSVGMEKAHTKEEYIEIKDLYDSARWALEIVKTVAEK
- the dcuC gene encoding C4-dicarboxylate transporter DcuC — its product is MLLAGGIIVILTFALIIKKIEARLVLFLAGVIMCLIGGLPGDIMKAFMKAMTNNSLVPTICSVMGFSYVMKLTECDQHLVQSISGVLKKGRTVLVPLSFFLTWWISLAIPSAAGCSAAVGSILIPTLIAAGVHPAMAAATVLAGTWGSAISPGNAHNPFVADLAGTDMMTVIINETPASVIASFACIAVMTVYAVLMKEGASEERREAYLASLEKEQHQDLHDFKVNPLRALVPLVPLLLLILGSKQVAVLPEMSVALSMIIGVVLGLLVTWSNAQEVCKNFFDGMGSAYANVIGLIVCASVFTTGMAAVGLTGALTEVMKGSQSAAAAAGTFGPFLIAVISGSGDAAAFAFNGAVTPFAEQFGMSIMDLGSLAQIAGAMGRSMSPVAGAAIICAGLAKVNPMEVSKRNALPCLAAALVLMLFL
- a CDS encoding amino acid ABC transporter substrate-binding protein, translating into MKWQKLLALGMAAIMTAAFVTGCGGGADKANNADKTKKIVVGLDDNFPPMGFKNESNEIVGFDIDLAKEASKRLGREVEFKAIDWSSKEAELKSGRVDILWNGLDITEKRKENMLFSDPYMDNRQIIFVKKGNKDITDEASMAGKVIGTQSASSAEEYMDSNSFFKEKVKEVKKYSDFVSAFMDLENGRIDAVVGDEITGRYYMSKHADSLDVVDVAVGPVSTFGIGFAKDNQQLRDDVQKVLNEMKADGTMAKISEKWFGKDITKK